GCTTCCCGCTCTCCAGGTTGTGCTGCAGGTTCGGATGGTATGCCACCGCATGGCGCTTGATTGTGCCGAAGACCTCCGCGCCGAGCGAAATCAGGATGTCGGCCATCGTGCTCCCGACCATGCCTGATGCGCCCGTGATGAGGACGCGCTTGCCGTGCCAGTATTTCTCATCCGGAACGGCGCTTTTCGCGCCTTTCAGCGCCTTCTCGTACGCCTCGAGCGACGAGATGTCGATGATGTGCCCTGCTTTCTTGAGGGATTCGAACTTCTTGGCGTCGTAAACGCTGTCAAAAGGAACTAGATCCATAATGCCTCGACCTCGGAATGGAAATCAACTGACTCTCATAGATACAGACAGGAATTTAATTAGTGGCGCCGGATGCGCGGGACGGGCAGGTGTGCCCGATGGTTCAAAAAATAGAACGGAGATTGGTTAATGGGAGAAATGCCAGGCATCAGGCAAACAGAAGGCGAGATGAGAACGATGTTCATACTTGATTGGATAAGGATTGCATGGAGGATAATCAGGAGGAACGTCATGGAGGCCGCTACCCTGCGGAGCGGCGGGAATGTCACGGTGGGCAGGCACACGTACGGCCTTTTCGAATCGACCATCATCTCGAGGGAGCAGAAGATTGAAATCGGGAAATACTGCAGTTTCGCATCCGGCGTGAAAATCCTCTCGTGGGGGGAGCATCGCGTGGGCCTGGCCTCGAATTTCCCGATAAAAACCCGCATCACCCACAGGCATCTGGGGAAGAACCTTGACGCCTTCTCGAAGGGCCCGGTAACCATAGGAAATGACGTCTGGATCGGAACGAACGCAATCATCCTAAGCGACGTGAGAATCGGCGACGGGGCGGTCGTCGGAGCCGGTGCCGTGGTCACCAAGGATGTCCCGCCGTACGC
This genomic window from Candidatus Micrarchaeia archaeon contains:
- a CDS encoding NAD-dependent epimerase/dehydratase family protein, with the translated sequence MDLVPFDSVYDAKKFESLKKAGHIIDISSLEAYEKALKGAKSAVPDEKYWHGKRVLITGASGMVGSTMADILISLGAEVFGTIKRHAVAYHPNLQHNLESGK
- a CDS encoding CatB-related O-acetyltransferase; translated protein: MPGIRQTEGEMRTMFILDWIRIAWRIIRRNVMEAATLRSGGNVTVGRHTYGLFESTIISREQKIEIGKYCSFASGVKILSWGEHRVGLASNFPIKTRITHRHLGKNLDAFSKGPVTIGNDVWIGTNAIILSDVRIGDGAVVGAGAVVTKDVPPYAIVGGVPANVIRFRFSREIIDRMERIRWWDWPDGEVEKNLDLFYGPIERFVEKAEEISKQNRNGA